Proteins encoded in a region of the Methanobrevibacter millerae genome:
- a CDS encoding pyridoxal phosphate-dependent aminotransferase, translating into MNDIKNPKKKFKKTERVPPEGYDSSNDFFEDVFMDKDMIWMGQNTNHLHGDIIADAMASCVMEKEYSKYPPPEGFSELRQLILDDLNVKNCEVLLTAGATESLYLCMQALLEPDDNVVLSDPGYFIIGDFANRFANEVRYVPIYNEECGYKLTPKLLRENMDENTKMVILIDPLNPLGSAYTEDELKEFAEIAIENDLYLLHDVTYKDFARQHFSAEDYAPGQTLTIYSFSKIFGMAGLRIGSVVSSKAIIDVIKNAVVNDLGVNIIAQYGAIAGLKSKDEWEDKIRDISFTNQKLIKEMIDEIDGVFLPVYPSDANMMAVDVSGAGINPKELSNYLFKRGIFAREGEYTSELFGDKYLRISFSIPTEEIEIFCEEFPKAIEALRQK; encoded by the coding sequence ATGAACGATATAAAGAACCCTAAGAAAAAATTTAAAAAGACTGAAAGGGTACCTCCTGAAGGATATGACTCTTCAAATGATTTTTTTGAAGATGTATTCATGGATAAAGATATGATTTGGATGGGTCAAAATACAAATCACCTTCACGGAGACATTATAGCTGATGCAATGGCAAGTTGTGTTATGGAAAAAGAATATTCTAAGTACCCTCCTCCAGAAGGTTTTTCAGAACTTAGACAGTTGATTTTAGACGATTTGAATGTAAAAAATTGTGAAGTACTTTTGACTGCGGGGGCGACAGAATCTTTATATTTATGTATGCAAGCATTACTTGAACCTGATGACAATGTTGTCTTATCCGATCCAGGTTACTTTATCATTGGAGATTTCGCAAACCGTTTTGCAAATGAAGTTAGGTATGTTCCAATTTATAACGAGGAATGCGGATATAAATTAACTCCAAAATTGTTAAGGGAAAACATGGATGAAAATACAAAAATGGTAATTTTAATTGATCCATTAAATCCGTTAGGTTCCGCATACACAGAAGACGAATTAAAAGAATTTGCCGAAATAGCTATTGAAAACGATTTATACTTATTACATGATGTAACTTATAAAGATTTTGCAAGACAACATTTTTCTGCAGAAGATTATGCTCCAGGTCAAACATTAACAATTTACAGCTTTTCTAAGATATTTGGAATGGCTGGTTTAAGAATTGGAAGTGTAGTTTCATCAAAAGCTATTATAGATGTTATTAAAAATGCGGTTGTAAATGATTTGGGTGTTAATATCATAGCACAATACGGTGCAATTGCAGGTTTAAAATCTAAAGATGAATGGGAAGATAAAATTCGTGATATTTCATTCACCAATCAAAAATTAATCAAAGAGATGATTGATGAAATTGATGGCGTATTTTTGCCTGTTTATCCGTCTGATGCTAACATGATGGCAGTTGATGTTTCTGGTGCCGGAATCAATCCTAAAGAATTATCAAATTATTTATTTAAACGCGGAATTTTTGCAAGGGAAGGTGAATATACTTCTGAATTGTTTGGAGATAAGTATTTGCGTATCAGTTTCTCTATTCCAACTGAAGAAATTGAAATATTTTGTGAAGAATTCCCAAAAGCTATAGAAGCATTAAGACAAAAATAA
- a CDS encoding DUF362 domain-containing protein gives MRFRYHHPIPNFFKVENPINPLTTISEDLLNELEEFILNKGFVGVSYSKLSDDFKGMWDIDWDNILILKYEMSEDILKMKPSKEKTVLEDKEFQDFGHRTFDIVDFLRKNDFEADLIHPLDDTVSLRSIAMQSNECVITRNNMCMFKEGINLGLFMIKTSIKNLPYKKENDMLWVEDFCSTCGVCIDRCPENAFDEDGKVKRKVCTAHKEGCSKCVLLCPFFKRGYDKVKKRYDRKKVR, from the coding sequence ATGCGATTTAGATATCATCATCCCATTCCTAATTTTTTTAAAGTTGAAAATCCAATCAATCCTTTAACTACTATTTCTGAAGATTTATTGAATGAACTGGAAGAATTTATCCTAAATAAAGGCTTCGTTGGTGTTAGCTATTCCAAATTGTCTGATGATTTTAAGGGTATGTGGGATATTGACTGGGATAATATACTTATTTTAAAATATGAAATGTCTGAAGATATTTTAAAGATGAAACCGTCAAAGGAAAAGACAGTACTGGAAGATAAGGAATTTCAGGATTTTGGACATAGAACATTTGATATTGTTGATTTTTTAAGGAAAAATGATTTTGAAGCTGATTTGATTCATCCTTTGGATGATACTGTCAGCTTAAGGTCTATTGCAATGCAGTCCAATGAATGTGTCATAACAAGAAATAACATGTGTATGTTTAAAGAGGGTATTAATTTAGGTCTTTTCATGATTAAAACATCAATAAAAAATTTACCTTATAAAAAAGAAAATGATATGTTGTGGGTTGAAGATTTTTGTTCGACCTGTGGTGTTTGCATTGATAGGTGTCCTGAAAATGCATTTGATGAGGATGGAAAAGTAAAAAGGAAAGTTTGTACTGCCCATAAGGAAGGTTGCAGCAAATGTGTACTGCTTTGTCCTTTCTTCAAGAGGGGTTATGATAAAGTCAAAAAAAGATATGATAGAAAAAAAGTGAGGTAG
- a CDS encoding putative zinc-binding protein translates to MDDKIALVSCSGLSPLGLVVRAATVELALDNENIVAACITEYSAQPNTCSPILDDAKIVSITGCADDCVSTILKEKDVDVVKNIDAETVVKAFNLNPNDSIRLDNDGEEAVKVLKRFILSELKHI, encoded by the coding sequence ATGGATGATAAAATAGCTTTGGTTTCTTGTAGTGGATTAAGTCCATTGGGTTTGGTTGTAAGGGCAGCTACTGTTGAATTGGCATTGGATAATGAAAATATTGTAGCGGCATGCATCACAGAATATTCTGCTCAGCCAAATACCTGTTCACCAATACTTGATGATGCAAAAATTGTATCAATTACCGGATGTGCTGATGACTGTGTTTCAACAATTTTAAAAGAGAAGGATGTTGATGTGGTAAAGAATATTGATGCTGAGACTGTTGTTAAAGCATTTAATTTAAATCCTAATGATTCCATAAGATTGGATAATGATGGTGAAGAAGCAGTTAAAGTATTAAAAAGATTCATATTAAGTGAATTGAAGCATATTTAA